In Chryseobacterium sp. C-71, the genomic window ACATGAATAATCGCCTCGCATTCTCTGATGTTGGCAAGAAACTGATTTCCTAAACCTTCACCTTTGCTCGCTCCTTTTACCAAACCGGCAATATCAACGATCTCTACAACAGCCGGCAAAACTCTTTCAGGGTTTACCAGTTTTTCTAGCTCAAATAATCTCTGATCCGGCACTGAAACTGTTCCCAAGTTGGGTTCAATAGTACAGAAAGGATAATTTGCTGATTGCGCTTTAGCATTGCTTAAGCAGTTAAAAAGAGTTGATTTACCTACATTGGGTAAGCCTACGATTCCACATTTCATAACGAAATTTTGTTTTAATTTATTGTGTTATGATTCCTTTCGGTTTCATATTTCACCTTTGTTTTTGGCAATTGGCTTTAGGCTTATTGCGTGCTAAAATTAAAGGTGTGCAAAGATAGTAATTTTAAAGACAGATTCATAATAAAAAAATCTGCCAAGTAAATGACAGATTTTTAGAAATAATAATTTTTATCAGTGTGTTTTTATGGGTTTGCTCCTGTAGCGTGTTGCGCAAGCTCTGCGTCGTCAGGAAGTGTTTCCAATGTTTTATCTAATGTGAACAGAGATTCGTCGCTTGCTCTGTCTCCACCTGCAATTTTCAATTTATCGATTAGATTCATTGCAAATGTTTCTTCTTCAATTTGTTCTTTTACAAACCATTGTAGAAAATTCCATGATGCCCAGTCTTTTTCTTCAAAAGCAATGTTTACTAGATTGTAAATTGCTGTGGTATTATCTACTTCATGTTTGAAAACAAGATCAAAACAATGAGTAAGGCTGGTTGGCTCTTCACCTGGTGCGGGAAGTTCTGTAATTTTCGGTTTTCCGCCTCTGTTGAGGACGTATTGCATAAATTTCACTGCATGATCTCTTTCTTCCTGAGCATGACGGAATAAAAAGTTTGAAATTCCACCATACCCTTTATCAGCAGCCCAAATTCCATAAGAAAAGTAAACTCTTGACTGTAAATCTTCGGTATTCATCTGGTCGCTTAGTGCCTGTTCCAGTCTAGGTGAAAGTCTGTTTGTATTCATAACTGTATATTTTAGTATTTGTTATTTAAAGGATACAAAAATGGTTCCGATACAACTTTTTTTGATTATTAATGAAAACCAACAATCTATAAACACTTATCAATCATAATTTTATACAGATAATTTATAGTGAGTCTAAAATAAAAAAGCCAGTTCGTTGTAGAACTGACTTAATTTAAATATTTTGAACCATTAAGGTTTATTTAGTTGATAAGACTATTAAGAGATTCTTCATTACACTTCGTTTCATTCAGATTGACAGCGAGAATTACTCAAATCCTCCCCAACTCTACTTTACTTTCTTCGCCATATAATCACTTTCATTTCCTAAACGGTCAATCGCTTTGATGGCAATTGCATTTAGTATTTTTCCATCTTTGCTTTTTGGAATTTCTTTTGAAAGGTTGTCCAAAGTAAGAATTTCAGTTTCCCAAACTCCGTTGTATTGTTTGAAAAGAACCCATTGAAAAACACTCCCAATATTTTTAGAACTCCAGCTTGTCTGAATAAAACTTCCGTTATCGTTGGTAAATAAAGTTGGTTTTTCTAAAGGAAGAGCTTTGATCCACGGACTTTTCGGAGTCAACGCTTTTTCTTTGTACGGTCCGTTTTTTAAAGTCGGAAGCATATTTTGATTTCTCGTTAAACCTGCGATGCTCCAATGAATTTCTCCTGTCGATTGAGGAAGAATTTGTCTTGTCAGCTCAATTTGATTTTTAATTTCGGTAGGTCGGTCTGCAACTTTAATCTCAACGGTATTCAATCCAGGCCAAAGATGGCGGTTCATGGTGTTTTCGGATTTCCACCAGTTTAATAAGTTTGCAAAAGGTTGACCCTTAGATTCTATCGGCCAATACAATTGTGGAGAAAAATAATCTACCCAGCCTTTATTTAACCATAATTTGGCATCAGCATACAACTCGTCATATTGAGAAGAACCGACAATTCCTTCCGGAAATCCGGGTTTCCAGATCCCAAAAGGACTGATTCCAAAACGTACATGATTTTTCTCTGCATGAATTTCTTTATAAATTCTTTCTACAAATTTATTAACGCTATCTCTTCGCCAATCTGCTCTTGACAGCGTTCCTCCAGAATTTAGATAAGCGTTCCAACTTGAATTGTCCGGAAAATCTGCGCCACGGTTATATGTTGCGTAAGGATAAAAATAATCGTCAAAGTGAATGGCATCCAAATCATATCTTTTCACTAGATCTTTCACGACATTAGAAACATGTCCCTGCGTTTTCGGATTAGCAGGATCAAACCAATACATTCCGTTTTTCAATCTAATGGTAATATCCGAAAGTTTATTCACCATCGACTGACTTGAAACAGACCCACCGTTTGAATGATGTGCTCTGTAAGGGTTTAACCATACATGCAGCTCCATTCCTCGTTTGTGAGATTCTTCAATCCAGAATTGTAGAGGATCGTAATTTGGATAAGGCGGCTCTCCCGTTTTTCCTGTTAAAAAATATGACCAAGGTTCTAATTCGCTTGTGTACAAAGCATCTGCAGACGGACGTGCCTGAAAAATCACTGCATTAAAATTATTTTCCTGAAGCATATTCAACATACTGATGGCTTCGGCTTTTTGCTGATCAACTGACAAATTGTTTCTCGAAGGCCAGTTGATATTGGCAACACTCGCAATCCAAGCACCACGGAACTCTCGGTTGATTGCAGGAAGGTTTACTTTAAAGTTTTCTTCGATGGGTGTGATTATCTGTGGCTTAACGGCAATAGTAGAATCAGTAGGTTTAGTTTTGTATCTATTTTCTTTTGTTGGATTTTTACTTGTAGAAACATTTTTCTGTACAGAGCAAGAACTGCTAACTGACGCAAAAAAACCTAGTAGGAATATTATTTTTATTTTGGAGATTTTCATCTTGCGATAGACTATTTTATTTACGGCTTTAAAAAATTCAAGATAATAAATTTATTAGAATTTAAAACAAAAAAAGCCTGAAAAGTGGCAACAAAATTATGATTTAATTTTTTGCAACAAATCTCTTGCACCATGATGTACTAAAAGGATATGAATTTCATCTTTTGAAATAATACGGTAAATAATTCTATAATTTCCTTCAAAAATTTCTCTCACATTTTCATCATCAATTTCTGATACTTTCTTCCCTATCACGTTTCCATTTCTTAAAATTTCAGTTTTGTGCTGGATTTTTTCAATTTGAAATCTTGCGTATCTCTTCGAGTCTAAACTTATAAAATCGTAAATTTCTTTTAAATCAGATTTAGCTGATTTTAACCATTTTATTTGAACCACTGTTCTATTTCAGTTTTAAGATTTTCTTCAGAAATGGTTTCATTGTTTTCAGATTCCTGAATTCTGGTTTCAATTTTTTCTATCATAATCAATCTCTCAATTACATCATCAATACTAATTTCATCTGGAAATTCATCAATTTGTTTTTGTAGTTTTTCTTTAGTAATTGTCATTTTCATATAATTTAATAATGCTAAATTAGAAAATTTAAATCAAAAAAGCCCCGAAAAATTCGAGGCTTATATAATTACTAAGAATAAAATTAAGCTTTCGCTCCTCTTTCGATTCTTTTTCTTTCTTCTTCAGAAAGTATTTTCTTTCTCATACGGATGAAGTTTGGAGTTACCTCGATTGCTTCATCAGACTGAATATATTCCATACATTCTTCAAGAGAGAATAAGATTTTTGGTGCAACACCTGTATCTTTATCTTTACCTGAAGCTCTCATGTTATTCAACTGTTTAGCTTCTACGATGTTTACAACTAAGTCTCCCGGTTTGTTTTGCTCACCGATCACCATACCTGCATAGATCTCCTCGCCCGGATCAACATAGAACTTACCTCTATCCTGTAATTTAGCAATAGAATATTCAGTCGCAGGACCTTGAGTTTTGCTAATCAATACGCCATTGCTTCTTCCAGGAATAGCACCTTTGAAAGGCTTGTATTCTGTGAAACGGTGTGCCATAATAGCCTCACCAGCAGTAGCAGTTAACATCTGAGAACGCAATCCGATCAAACCTCTTGAAGGAATTTCAAATTCCATGTGCTGCATTTCACCTTTAGTTTCCATGATGTGAAGGTCACCTTTTCTCTGAGTTGCCAAATCGATTACTCTAGAAGCAAATTCTTCAGGAACGTCAACAACCAAAGATTCGTAAGGCTCACATTTTTCTCCATCGATTTCTCTTAAGATAACCTGTGGCTGACCGATGGTCATTTCGTAACCTTCTCTTCTCATTGTTTCGATAAGAACTGACAAGTGAAGAATACCTCTACCGAATACCAAGAATGTGTTTGCATCACCAGTCTGCTCAACTCTTAATGCTAAGTTTTTCTCTAATTCTTTAGTCAATCTTTCTTTCAGGTGGTTTGAAGTAACGAATTTACCGTCTTTACCGAAGAAAGGTGAATTGTTGATTGAGAACGTCATGTTCAACGTAGGCTCATCAATTGAAGTTCTTGGCAATGGCTCAGGATTTTCAAGATCTACGAATGAATCTCCGATCTGGAACGCATCGAAACCTACTACAGCACAGATATCTCCAGCCTTTACTTCAGATACTTTTTTCTTTCCAAGACCTTCGAAAACGTATAATTCTTTTACTTTTCCTTTCAAAACTTTACCGTCAGCTTGCGCAAGACCAATCCACTGAGATTCTTTGATCTCACCTCTGATTACTTTCCCGATTGCAATTCTTCCTAAGAAAGAAGAGAAATCTAGAGAAACGATCTGCATCTGCAAGTTACCTTCCTCTACTTTAGGCTCGGGAACATATTGTAAAATCCCGTCTAATAATGGGAAAATGTTTTCAGTTTCTTCTAACGAAGTATTGAACCAACCTTGTTTAGATGAACCGTAGAACGTAGGGAAATCCAACTGCTCTTCAGTAGCTTCAAGGTTAAAGAACAAATCAAATACCTGATCGTGAACTTCTTCAGGACGACAGTTTGGTTTATCAACTTTATTGATAACAACTAAAGGTCTAAGACCCAATTCTAAAGCTTTTTGCAATACGAATCTTGTCTGAGGCATTGGTCCTTCGAAAGCATCTACCAACAAGATTACACCGTCTGCCATTTTAAGAACTCTCTCTACTTCACCACCAAAATCGGCGTGACCAGGAGTGTCGATAACGTTGATCTTAACGTCTTTATAAGTTACAGAAATATTTTTTGATAAAATGGTAATTCCTCTTTCTCTTTCAAGATCGTTGTTATCCATTATTAATTCTCCACTTTCCTGATTTTCTCTGAAAATGTTTGTAGCATGAATAATCTTATCAACCAAGGTAGTCTTACCGTGGTCAACGTGTGCGATAATCGCAATATTTCTAATGTTTTGCATGAATGATTTTTACGGGTGCGAAATTAGTGATTTTTAATGAATTAACCACTAAAAGTTTTATTAATTAACAAATTCATAATGAGAAGGTTTTGTAAAGTTATGAGTTTTGGGTTATTGGTTATGAGTTTAAAACTCTTCCATCATTCATATTTTAATTATTAAAAATGATTTATAAATACCTTTTGTGCATTTTGAATTATTCCCATTCGAAAATAAGTGAAACGGCTTTGTTTAGTTTGATATCCGTACTTTTTTATAGCCTTGCGTTTTTTTATCGCTAGGAAAAACAATGTTTTTACAATAAATTCTGTTTTAAGTTATACAATGACATTTCATTTAGCAAAGAAACACAAAGACTTTAATTATCAATTATTTGACAGTTTCTGCAAAATACGCAACGGGTTTTATAGATATTAAATTTTTAAATATTACATTTAGTTTCTTGAATGCAGATAATCTGATGAAATAACTAATTCAGATGTATTTTATAATATTAAGAAGTGACAAAGTATTTTCAAAATCATAAAATTTCTTATTAATTTCTTGGGTATTTATTTTTTGTCTTAATTTGTATATAATTTAATGCAGTAAGACAATGAAAAGAATACTTCTATTCTGTTTATTCCTGGCTTCTTCCGGTCAGTTTTCTTCACAACAATCTGCTGACAAAGCACTTCAGACTTTAAACGAAAATTTTTCTCAGGAAAGCATCTATATTCTTACTGATAAAGACTTATATCTTTCCGGTGAAACGGTTTGGTTTAATGCCATGGTTTTCAGAAATTTTACAACATCAGATATTTCAACAAACTTTTTTATTGAGATATATGACCGTAACAAGAAGCAAGTTTTAAAAAAACGTTTCCCTATTTTCAACGGCGTTGTACAGGGCAGCATTCAGCTACCTGAAAGCCTGAACGAAGATATTTATTTCTTTCGGGCGTATACTCCGATGATGAGTAATCTGAGTGAGGATTTTCAGTATTTAGAGCAAATTCCGATTTACAATCCTGATTCACCAAAGAAACTGGTTTTAGATAAGACCTCTTCCTGGTCAGCAACATTACATCCTGAAGGAAATTCTTTTATACAAGGAATTCAAAGTAAAATTGCAGTGCGTCTTCATTCTATTGGAACGCCTCCGTCACAATGGGAAGGTTATGTGATTGAAAAAAGTAATCCGGAAAAGAAAATCTCTACTTTCAAAGGATTAGATGGAAACATAGGAGTTTTCACTTTAACCCCAGAAAAAGATAAAATTTACGAAGCTGTAATCAAAGATAGTGAGGGCAATCAAAGTACTGTGTCTCTTCCTAAAGTTGCTGAAACAGGAGTAAGTCTTCAGGTGCTCAGCGAAAAAGATAATGTAAAATACAAAATTCAGAATACTTCGCAAAGCTATCCTTATTATACTGTCGTTGCTAATATTGGTGATCAGGTAGTTTATAAAGCGAAAATTAATCAATTAAGAGATGTATTTCAGGCGATCCCAACCAATCAGTTAATCAACAGCGTATTACAGATTACTGTTTTTGATGATAAAGAAAATGTTTTGGCAAGCAGAATGTGTTTTGTAATGCCTCAGAATCTTCTCGTTTCCGTTCCGGAAGTTAAAGCGAAGACGGTAAGTACTGAAAAAAGAGGATTGAATTCATTTGATATTAAATCTATTAAAGATGTTCCGAATTATTCTGTCGCAGTGTTTGATCCTGAAGATAAGAAGTCACTGCAAGACGAAAATCTCCTGAGTTCTTTATGGTTAACCAGTATTATTAAATCTAAAATCGACCGTCCTGCACAATATTTCAGTGAAAAAAGAAATACCGAAGCTCTTGATGCTTTACTTATTTCCGAACAATGGAAAATGTTTGACTGGAAAGAAATCATTTCAGGAAAATATCCTACCATCATTAATCAGTCTTCAAAATACATTTCGTACAAAGGTAGAGTTACGGTGAACGCAAAACCTGCGGCTCAACAAAACCTCATTATGCTTGTGGACGGAGACATTTCGGGAAATCAAATCATGGAAGTAGAAACAGATAGTAACGGAGAGTTCTTTTTTGATAATTTGATTTTTGAAAAGCCTATTAAAATAACCTATCAAATAAACGGAGCTAATGCTGCACTTAAAAGCAGAACCAATGTTTTCATTAACCCTGCCAATACTTTTATTCCGTTAAAAAAAGATTTACCTGCAGTAGAAAAATACAAACTTGTTGACAGAAATTCATCTTCCGAAGCTTCACAATCAGCTGAAATTACCAAAACTATTGAGGCAAGAAAATATAAAAAAGAATATAACGAAAAGGTTACTTTAATTGAAGAAGTAAAAATAAAGGCCAAAAAGAAAAACCTCACTGAAGAGCTCAACAAAAAACTCAGCAGTCCGCTTTACAAAAGCATGAATGAAGTTGTTTTTGATTTTGTTAATGAAAACCAATCTGCAGCAAGTTCACCCAATATTCTGCAGTGGCTTCAAGGCCGGGTTGCAGGATTGAACATCAATTTTGAAAATGGAGTTCCTACGCCATACATTCGCCAAGCGAAAGCTAATATTTATTTAGATGAAATGTTGATGGATGCAGGTTCTTTGAGTGGAATTTCAGCTTCAAATATTGCCATGGTAAAAATAATTAAAGACGGCAGCGTAGGAATGAGCGGCAGCGGAAATGGTGCTGTACTAATATATACCAGAAGAGGTGACACTCAGCCCAAAGCTCCTGAAAGTAACTTACTGAACACTGCTAATCTTAACTTTTTTGTAATGGAAGGCTATAATGAATATGAAAAATACCCTGATTCCGATTACGGAAATTCTGAGCTTTCAAAAATAGGATATGATTACCGTACAGTTCTTTATTGGAATTCATCTTTGGAAGCAGACGAAGCCAACCCTACCCAAATTGAGTTTTACAATAACGACACCGCAAAAAAATTCCGATTTATCATCATGGGATCTGATAACGAGAAGTATACGCCGGTTTATTTTGATAAGATTATTCCTTGATTTTTATTAAACTTTCAAAAATTATTATCTTCGAGATTGATCACAGCTTGAAAATTTAATTAATGTTGAAAATCAGAGTTGTGAAAACATTCAAGGCGGGGCAACTCGCCTTGAATGTTTTTCTCATAGGCTGCGATAATCACTTCAGCAACATTACTAAGAATTCAAAAAAACTCACAGTTAATACCATTTACTTCTCTAGAGTAAGAAAAAAATGTATTTTTGAAAAATTTTAAAAACACAATGCACTATGAGTAGTTTATTCTTAAAAAGAATTGCCCTTGTACTTACTTTATCAGCCGGATGCATCTCTTATGCACAAGACAAAGCTGAAAAAGCTATTCAGAAATTTGAACAGGAATATCCGCAGGAAAAAATCCACCTCCTATTGAACAAAGATCATTATGTAGCGGGAGAAAATCTTTGGTTTAAATCATTCGTTTTTGATGGATATAACCGTTCCAATATTTCCACTTCTCTTTTTGTAGAGCTGTATGACAATAATAAAAAGTTAATTGACAAAAAGATGGTTCCTCTTCTGAAAGGTGAAGGAAGCGGAAGTTTTTCTTTAGCCAATACTTTACAGGAAGATGTTTATTTCATCCGAGCTTATACCACATGGATGACTAACTTTAGTGATGATTTCAATTATCTACAACCTATTTCAATATACAATCCTGCTTCACTCAAAAAACTCCAACCGAACACTGAAGCTATTTGGTCTGCCACTGTACATCCCGAAAGCGGAACATTTGTTGACGGTATCCCT contains:
- a CDS encoding glycoside hydrolase family 10 protein, whose amino-acid sequence is MKISKIKIIFLLGFFASVSSSCSVQKNVSTSKNPTKENRYKTKPTDSTIAVKPQIITPIEENFKVNLPAINREFRGAWIASVANINWPSRNNLSVDQQKAEAISMLNMLQENNFNAVIFQARPSADALYTSELEPWSYFLTGKTGEPPYPNYDPLQFWIEESHKRGMELHVWLNPYRAHHSNGGSVSSQSMVNKLSDITIRLKNGMYWFDPANPKTQGHVSNVVKDLVKRYDLDAIHFDDYFYPYATYNRGADFPDNSSWNAYLNSGGTLSRADWRRDSVNKFVERIYKEIHAEKNHVRFGISPFGIWKPGFPEGIVGSSQYDELYADAKLWLNKGWVDYFSPQLYWPIESKGQPFANLLNWWKSENTMNRHLWPGLNTVEIKVADRPTEIKNQIELTRQILPQSTGEIHWSIAGLTRNQNMLPTLKNGPYKEKALTPKSPWIKALPLEKPTLFTNDNGSFIQTSWSSKNIGSVFQWVLFKQYNGVWETEILTLDNLSKEIPKSKDGKILNAIAIKAIDRLGNESDYMAKKVK
- a CDS encoding type II toxin-antitoxin system RelE/ParE family toxin encodes the protein MVQIKWLKSAKSDLKEIYDFISLDSKRYARFQIEKIQHKTEILRNGNVIGKKVSEIDDENVREIFEGNYRIIYRIISKDEIHILLVHHGARDLLQKIKS
- a CDS encoding ferritin, which encodes MNTNRLSPRLEQALSDQMNTEDLQSRVYFSYGIWAADKGYGGISNFLFRHAQEERDHAVKFMQYVLNRGGKPKITELPAPGEEPTSLTHCFDLVFKHEVDNTTAIYNLVNIAFEEKDWASWNFLQWFVKEQIEEETFAMNLIDKLKIAGGDRASDESLFTLDKTLETLPDDAELAQHATGANP
- the typA gene encoding translational GTPase TypA — protein: MQNIRNIAIIAHVDHGKTTLVDKIIHATNIFRENQESGELIMDNNDLERERGITILSKNISVTYKDVKINVIDTPGHADFGGEVERVLKMADGVILLVDAFEGPMPQTRFVLQKALELGLRPLVVINKVDKPNCRPEEVHDQVFDLFFNLEATEEQLDFPTFYGSSKQGWFNTSLEETENIFPLLDGILQYVPEPKVEEGNLQMQIVSLDFSSFLGRIAIGKVIRGEIKESQWIGLAQADGKVLKGKVKELYVFEGLGKKKVSEVKAGDICAVVGFDAFQIGDSFVDLENPEPLPRTSIDEPTLNMTFSINNSPFFGKDGKFVTSNHLKERLTKELEKNLALRVEQTGDANTFLVFGRGILHLSVLIETMRREGYEMTIGQPQVILREIDGEKCEPYESLVVDVPEEFASRVIDLATQRKGDLHIMETKGEMQHMEFEIPSRGLIGLRSQMLTATAGEAIMAHRFTEYKPFKGAIPGRSNGVLISKTQGPATEYSIAKLQDRGKFYVDPGEEIYAGMVIGEQNKPGDLVVNIVEAKQLNNMRASGKDKDTGVAPKILFSLEECMEYIQSDEAIEVTPNFIRMRKKILSEEERKRIERGAKA